Below is a window of Anaerobacillus alkaliphilus DNA.
CATTGATTTGACGCTGTAATTCGAAATTCATCAGACAATTGAACTGTTTGCTTCCGCTCTTCATAATAAAGAATTACTTTACTATTGCCAGGAAACATTTTTAACGTACTTTTTAACTGAACAAGCTTAGTTTGGTTAGCATGATTTTGATCTATTTTTAAGTACAATATACCTTCCTTAATTTGACTCCTAGAAAGGTTTTTTACATCTAAAACCTTAGAGATAATTACTTGCGTTCGTTCGTTGGATACCTCTAGTTTTCCTTCTAAGAAAACTAACTGCCCAATCTTCATTAAAGCAAAGAATTCTCGGTATTGTTTTGGGAAGACGGTCAATTCTAGTTCACCACTCTCATCGCTAAACTTTAAGAATGCCATCTGTTCCCCTTTTTTGGTTTTAACGACTCGAATGGTCTCTAAAAGTCCAGCAAGACGTACAATTCCTTCGCCTTTGGCTAGAGCATCCGCAACCAAGATCCGATTATGAGAATTAGCAACTTCAGAATAGTCCTCAATTGGATGACTAGATAGATAAAAACCTAATGCCTCTTTTTCATAATGAAGTTTTTCAGAATCTTTAAATGGTGGAACTTGTATTCCTTCAGGCACCTTAACTTCTTCATAAAAAAGTTGCGATTGTCTATCCTCTGTTTGTTGCCTCACCTGTTCTCCAAACTCTAAAGCATAATCCAACGTAGCTAAAAGACTTGCTCGATGTTGACCAAAATCATCAAAACTTCCAGCTGCTACTAGTGACTCCAAGGTTCTTCGATTTATATACCTTGTGCTCACTCTAGCACAAAAATTAAAGATATTTTTATAATATCCCCCTTTTTGACGTTCTCGAACAATCTCCTCAATTGCTCTAATACCGACATTTTTTATTGCAGCAAGACCAAATTCTATGTCATTTGAACTACCAATTATAAAACCTGCGCTACATTTATTAATAGAAGGCGTAAGAACAATGATACCCTTCTTCTTGGCATCAATAATATATTGGTTTATTTTTTCAGGTTGTCCAATCGCACTTGTTAATAGTGCAGTGAAAAAAGCGGAAGGATAGTTGGCTTTTAGATAAGCCAATTGATATGATATAACACTATAGGCAACCGAATGACTTCTGTTAAAACCATAATTAGCAAAACGGACAATCAAATCGTAAACATCATTACTAATCTTCTGATCATAGCCCCGCTTTAAACATCCTTGTACAAATCTGTTTCTCTGTTCTTCCAATGTTTCTAATTTCTTCTTACTAACTGCTCTCCTTAAGATATCAGCCTCACCGAGAGAAAAACCAGCTAATTTAGAAGCAATTTGCATAATTTGCTCTTGATAAATAATAACCCCATACGTTTTTTCTAATATCGGCTTTAAGTCTGGGTGAGTATAATTAACTTGGCGTTTATTATGTTTTCCCGCTATGAAAAGCGGAATGTTTTCCATTGGACCTGGCCTATACAAAGCGTTAACAGCCACAATATCTTCAAATTCAGTTGGTTTTAAATTAGATAGCACTCGTCTCATCCCCGGAGATTCTAGCTGAAAAACACCTGTTGTATCACCAACTCCTAATAATTGGAACGTATTTTGATCGTCAAAAGGGATACTTTCCAAGTTAATCTTTTTTCCTTCCATTTGATAGATATGAGAAACAATTTCTTCTAGGAATGATAGGTTTCTTAAACCAAGAAAGTCCATCTTTAATAGACCTATCTCCTCTAAAATTGTCATAGGATATTGTGTTAACAAAACTTCGTAATGGCCTTTTTGTACTGGCACCTTATCAGTTAAAGGGTCCTTACTTATGACGATACCCGCTGCATGAGTAGAAGCATGCCTAGGAATACCTTCAACCCTTTTTGCTAAGTGGAACCAATCGGTTATTACATCACTCTCTTGAATAAGTTTCTGCAAGCTAGGTGTCTCTTTAACAGCCTCATCAATCGTCAAATTTGGTCTTGAAGAAATCTGTTTAGCAACACTATCAATTTGCTTTAAAGGGATTCCAAGGACTTTCCCAATGTCTCTAAGTGCTGCCTTTGCTGCTAGTGTCCCAAATGTGATAATCTGCGCAACATGATTTTTACCATATTTTTGAAAAACATACTCGATAACTTCTTCCCGTCTTGTATCTGGGAAATCAATATCAATATCTGGCATTGTTATACGTTCAGGGTTGAGGAAACGTTCAAAAAGCAAATCATATTTAATTGGATCTACATTGGTAATATGTAAGACATACGCAACTAATGACCCTGCAGCAGAACCTCTTCCTGGTCCTGTAATCATCCCTTTTTCGTGTGCAAATTTCATAAAATCCCACACTATTAGAAAATAATCATTGAACTGCATTTGATCTATAATTTTAAGTTCAAATAGTAAACGCTCTTGTATTTCATCTGTAAGTAGTTTATAACGTGTTAGTAGTCCTTCTTGGCACAACTTAAATAAATATTCTTTTGAATTCACTCCTGCTGGCAGCGGAAACTTCGGTAAAGCATGTTCTCCAAAGTTCAATATTAGATTACACTTATCTGCAATTTTTTTTGTATTTAGGAGCGCTTCAGGAATTTGAGAAAATAGTTGTTCCATTTCCTGTTTAGATTTTAAGTAGTACTCATTTGTATGGAATTCCGTTTTTATTTCCTCTAATGTTGTACCTTGTTCTATCGCCAATAAGCACCTTTGCGCAAGCGCATCTTCTTTCCTTATATACACGACTTGGTTGGTAACTACCAAGTTCATTTGATATTCTCTTGAGAGCTTTACGATTTTTAAATTTAATTCTTTTTCAGTGGCCATACCATGATCATGAATTCCGATGTAAAAGTCGTCTCCAAAATGCGTTTGATATTCTTTTATTGTTAGAAGTGCAAGCTCACTCTTACCTTCCAAAACTAGCTGTTGAATCTCACCTTTGGAGGGAGAACTGATTGCAATTAGGTCTTTACAATATGAAAATAAATGATGTTTTTCAACTTGCTTCTTTTGGTTAGAACCAAGGACCTGAGAAATGCTAGATAGTTTCATTAAGTTTTGATATCCTACCTGTGATTTTGCTAGAAGGATGATCCATGTTTCGTCCTTATTTTTGGTTGTTATACATAGTTCAAGACCAATAATGGGTTTAATTCCCACCTGTTTACAAGCCTTATAAAAAGGAATTACTCCATACAGTACACTTTGGTCAGTGATAGCAATCTCAGAAAATTGCAATTCCTTCGCACGAGCTACAAGCGCCTCAATTTTCGCAGAACTTCTTAATAAGCTATATTCAGTATTGACATGAAGATGAACAAACTCCACGTTCTTTCCCCCTTTTCGAATGGCAGATGCAAAAATTAGACCATTCAACATTCAATCAAAATCACTCGAAACAGAACGTACGATCTTTTTCTTTCATTATATTACTACCAATAGTGAACTACAAATTAGAACTTTTATTTATATCATGAAACCCATAAAAAAAACTCTTTACAAGTATATATAATAACTTTGTCCCATAAGTATTAGTAAAGATAATTAAGAATGAAAATTCCACTTTTTGAAAGGAACTTATCCCTATTAATTTTTTGATCAGATTTTCATTTTACATTCTACATTCAATAAAGGAGAGGCTTTCAGATGGATAAAGAATTTATTGCAACACTGATCATGGATTTTTTTGTCGCCTTTGGTGTGGTAATTGGAGGGGCGATTGTTGGTGGAATAGGTGCATTCTTAATCGGAAAGCCACCGTTGTCCACGATAAATGATCTTGCAACTGGGTTAAAGATTTGGGCAATGGTAGCTGCCATTGGCGGTACCTTTGACGCCATCTACAGTATTGAAAGAGGAATTTATGATGGGTCACATATAGATATTGCCAAAACATTGTTTATGATTTTCGCCGCTCTTTCAGGTGCTCATTCGGGGGGAGTACTGATTCAGTGGATCACTCAGGAGGCCTAATGAATGATGCGGATACCTCCTTACTATAAACAGGCTGGATGGCAACGCTTTTTTGCTGGGGTAATTATAGGTATGATTATCGGCTGGTTCTTTTTCATTTATGAGTTTGGTGAAGTTCAAGAAAAGCTCGTTACAAAAATCAAAATGCAAGAGGCCACCATTAAAAACCAAAAAGATACAATTGAGATCTTAAGAAGTGATAAAGATGAACTGAATAAAGAAAATCAGAAAAAGTTGACGGTCCAAGAAGTAAAGGTTTACTTCAAAAATGATAAAGCATTTAGACTGAGTGAACTTTCTACTCATGACCTACGAAGTCAAATTGAAAAAGAACTATCTGCTGTTCTCAATAGAAATATTGAATCCGTAGCAGAGAGTAAAGATCTTTTATACCAATCAATTGAAAATAAAGTATTTGAAGTCAATGACAAGAGATACCATGTTGTGGTTAGAGACTTTGTTTTGTATACAAAACTTCAAGTATTTGTAGAAATTCGCCTAGCTGATTAACTTTGTACGAATTGTGACAAAAAAGTTTTAAAAATTTTCGGATAAATCATCAAGACAAACACTTCTTTCCATAAATTGTTGTATACTAGATATGTAGAACAATAATAAGGAGGAGTTTCAATGATTATTAGCCGAAAGAAATTAGCAAGGGTAAAAGTGGAACAAATTAAAGCTGGCTACTCTGCTTATACCGAATCAAAAGAAGTGGCTTCTTATGTAAAAAAAGAGTTGGAACGCCTTGGAATAACTGTCTATGAAGATGTAACCTCCTCTGGTTTTTGGTTTATCCCACAAAAAAAAGTAATGTAGCTTTTTAGCTTACATTACTTTTTTTCTTAACCTTCACGGCATATTTCGTGTAACCCAGCTAAAACTTCATCCGCTTGTTCCCAAGAAAAAACAGATGCTCCTGCTGCTAAGGGATGACCACCACCATTAAACCGTTGAGCTAAACCGTTAATAATTGGTTTTTTTGAACGCAACCTAACTCTAATTAATTGATCTGGCTCTTCCACAAAGAACACCCAAGCCTTTATTCCCTCTATATTCGCAAACGTGTTTACTAATCTTGATGCGTCACTAGGTGTCACTTTGTACTCTTGAAGAATTGATTGAGATAATTTTATTGCCCCTACCCCATTTTCATATTGTTCAAAGTTATTTAATATGTAGCCTTGAAGTCTAGCATCATTTAAACTAATTCGTTCCATCGGTTCATAGATGTCAACCAAAGAGAAGGGTTGTTTTACTAACTCACTTGCATATTGGAATGTGCGTTCTGTTGTATTAGGATAACGAAATCTTCCTGTATCACCAACTATTCCTGCAAATAAACATCTTGCAGCCTTCTCGGTCATTTCCATCCCTTTTAAATCATTCCATGTCTCAAAAAGCTCATAGATCATCTCACTTACAGAGCTTGCATTAGTATCTACCCAAATAATATCGCCATAAGGATCTTCGTTAGGATGATGGTCAATTTTAATTATTTTATCTCCTTTACTATACCTCTCATCACTAATTCGTTCTACATTAGCAGTGTCACAAATAACAATTAAGGCATCTTCAAATATATCATCTTGTAATTCGTCCATCTCAATGATGTATTGAAGTGAAGGTTCTTCATCACCTACGACATAAACTTCCTTCTTTGGGTAATGCTCTTTCAATAAGTATGCTAGACCCCCCTGGGAACCTAGAGCATCTGGATCTGGTCTGACGTGTCGGTGAATAATAATTTTTTGATACTTCTCTATCATTTCAATAATTTCGTGCTTCATCCTGTTCTCCTTTTCTCCCAACAATTTTAATATTAGCTTTTCCTACATAATCAAGTTACAATATAACTATAAAAATTCTTTAAGAGGTGGATTCGTTGATTACTACTTTTTTAATTGTTGTCTCTGCAGTCTTCTATCTATTCTATAAAGTGAATTATTTCCGTTCAAAATCCCCTATCGAGAAGAAATGGATTGGAACAAAGGCAAATATTGCTGTCGGTGTGTTTCTAGTCTCATTTGGAATAAATCAAATTATCCTAATAACACCTGTGGCACTTATTGTCGGGACGATATTTATTTTACTCGGTGCTGCTAATGTTATCTTTGGGTTTAAAGCATACAAGCATTATTCCCCATTAGTTCTAGAAGAAGCAAACGCTAAGAGCTAGATTGCTTTAGAAGTATATAGTAAATAAAAGAAGCCATTTAAGAAAGAATGTTGCTTTAAAGGCACTCGCCCTTTACGCAACATTCTTTTTTATCTATCAATAATTTGCGCCATCACTAACGCTTTTCCTACAATTGTCCCTTCATGGAAGATCTCAACATCTACTTTTCCGAATTTACGTCCAATTTCTAAGACCCTTGGGAATATCTCAATCATACTTTCAATTTGTACAGGTTTAATAAAATAGAGAGTAATATTCTCTACTACTAAATCCCCTTTTTTATGAACACGTAACGCTCTACTACCTGCTTCAGTCACGATCGTCGTAAAAACCCCGTAAGATATCGTTCCTAATTGATTCGTCATTTGCGGTGTGACTTCACAACGATAACATATTTCATTTCCAATTGTTGCATCTTGAAATCTACTCGTTACTAAGTCTTCAATCGTTTCACCAATATGAGGCTGACGCTGGTTCATTTGCAATGCTTTTAGAACATCTTGACGGCTAATAACTCCAATTAGCTTCTTATAGTTGTCAACAACCGGCAGTTGTTCAATTCCTTCCCAAACCATTAAATGTGCAGCAGAAGCAACTGAGGTCTGGCCGTTTACTGAAAGGGGACTTTTCGTCATGACCTTTTCAATCTCAATATGTTTTTCAACACCCATAACATCCTTTGAGGTAACCATACCTTGAACTTTCATGTTTTCATCTACGACAGGATAGCGGCTGTGACCGGTTTTTTCGTTAAATTCAAACCATTTTTCTATTTTATCATTCGTCTTTAAGAAATAAGTAGCTTCTAACTTTATATATATATCTTCTACAAGTATAATTTCTTTTTTGATTAATTGATCATAGATAGCTCGGTTAATCATAGTGGCTACAGTAAACGTATCATAAGAAGTTGAAATGATTGGTAAGTTCAATTCATCAGCTAGCTTCTTCACTTCCTCAGATGTATCAAATCCTCCTGTAAGAAGGACCGCTGCCCCAGCTTGTAGGGCCAATTTATGTACTTGATTTCTATTACCAACAATTAATAAGTTACCTGCCTCTACATAACGCATCATTGCTTCCGCTTTCATCGCACCGATAACAAATTTACTCAGTGTTTTATGTAGTCCGTCTCTTCCCCCAAGAACTTGTCCATCAACAATGTTTACAACTTCAGCAAAAGTAAGTTTCTCAAAATTCTCTTTCTGTTTTTTCTCAATACGTATCGTACCTACGCGCTCAATGGTACTTACTAACCCTTGATTTTCAGCATCCTTAATTGCACGATAAGCCGTCCCCTCACTAACAGTCAATGCTTTTGCAATTTGTCTCACGGAAATCTTATGACCAATTTCTAGGGATTGTATGTGTTGTAAAATCTGTTCATGTTTTGTCATTAAGCTCCCCCACTTTCCACCTGTATTCATACTTTATCTTTTCTGTACTAATACAAGTATATAGATGAGAGAGCTTGTTTTCAAGGCAATTAACTATATTGTCGTACTTTTTGTTTTCTTTGTGGTGATGCCTTCTGTCTCGTTGTTCTACTTCTCTCAACTCTTTTACCATAAAGAAGGGCAATCATATTTCCACTAATAGCAATGAGTGCAAACACTATCCAAGCTATTGAAAATACGATAGTTTTCGTATCTCCCTGGAAGTTTAAATAAGGCACACCATAAAACATAATGGCTATACCAAGTAAAAAGCATAATAACAAACGATTTCTTCGCATACTTCTCTCCCCTTCAGATAGGTTGTCTTATTGAATTATATGCAGGGATACAATAATGATGATTGGTTATTGGTGTTTTTAAAAGCTGTTTTCACAAAAGATTGCTATTTTCAAATTATTAGGATAGACATTGCAGTAGATATGGCGGACATCTTTAATATTAAGTTATCATTTATATTTCATTACTCCGATTAACTTTTTACAGATTTAGGTCGATTTGGTTTAATTAATATCCTATCATTACTATCACCCGTTATTCCGACTGATTTTTCCAGACTTTAGGAGAACGTGGTTTAAACACCCATTATTTTAACTAACTTTTCCAGACTTTAGGAGAATTCAGTCTAAATCACCCGTTATTTCGACTATCTTTTCCGGAATTTAGGAGAATTCGGTCTAAATCACCCGTTATTTTGACTAACTTTTCCAGACTTTAGGAGAATACGGTTTAAATCACTCGTTATTTTGACTGAATTTTCCAGACTTTAGGAGAATACAGTTTAAATCACTCGTTATTTCGACTAACTTTTCCAGACTTTAGGAGAATACAGTTTAAATCACTCGTTATTTTGACTAACTTTTCCAGACTTTAGGAGATTTCGGTTTAAACCACTCGTTATTTTGACTAACTTTTCCATATTTTAGGAGAATCTGGTTTAAATCACCCATTATTTTGACTAACTTTTCCAGACTTTAGGAGAATCCGGTTTAAATTACTCGTTATTTTGACTGAATTTTCCAGACTTTAGGAGAATCTGGTTTAAATCACCTATTATTTTGACTAACTTTTCCAGACTTTAGGAGAATACGGTCTAAATCACCCGTTATTTTGACTAACTTTTCCAGACTTTAGGAGGATGCCGTTTAAATCGCCTACCATTTTGACTCATTGGAACCACAGATTTTACGAAAAGAGCCTTTTAAAAAACGAAGACCAACCACATTACTGTGACTGGTCTCCTCTAGGTTATTTTACACTTCTAGTGTCTCGCCTGAAGCTAGAACCTTTCCATCGATCCCGTTTTGTAAGCTAGCTACAAACGCGTGTGGATCTTGCTCAATAACAGGGAATGTATTGAAGTGAATTGGGACAACTGTTTTGGCATTAAGCCATAAAGCTGCCGTTGCCGCATCTTCAGGTCCCATAGTAAAATTATCTCCAATTGGTAAGAAAGCAACATCAATGTTATTTCGCTCACCTATCATTTTCATGTCTGAAAATAAGGCTGTATCACCTGCATGGTAAATTGTTTTTCCCTCAGCAGAAAAGAGAATACCTGCAGGCATACCTGTATAAACAATCGTTTTCGTAGTTACTTCTTCATAGGCTGAGCCGTGGAACGCTGGTGTAAGTTTCACCTTACCAAAATCAAATTGATAAGCCCCACCAATGTGCATCGGATGAACATTTACTCCTTGCCATGCTAAATACGTAGCCAATTCAAATGGAGCTACGACAAGAGCATGATTTTTCTTTGCCAATTCAACGGTATCACCAACATGGTCGTTATGACCATGTGTTAATAGAATGACATCTACTTTAAGTTCCTCTACATTTAAGGTTGTTGAACCATTTCCTCTAATGAAAGGATCGATTATAATTCTCTTATCATTAGCTTCAATTAAAACCACTGAATGACCGTGATACGTTAGTTTCATATATAAACACCCCAAATTAAATTTATTTACTTACCTTTATTCACAAATCTATTTCCTTTTAAAACTAGAAATTCCTGCTTTATTCTTAGAATTTTCACAAAAAAAGAAGTTCTGTTTAACAAACGAACAGTTAAATGGTAAAGTGAAACCATACATATATTTGTAATTAAGAAAGGTGGTCTTTATGAATCAGCGACTCAAAGGAGTAATGAACTGGTTAGCAGAGAAACAAATAGATATGGCTTTTGTACAGACAAAAGCTAATGTTTTTTATTTATCAAAATTTTATACAGAACCTCATGAGCGTTTAGTTGGAATCGTAATTTTTCCGACTTCTGAACCTATTCTGATTTGTCCAAACATGGAAAAACCACAAGCAAAAGCTGCAGGTTGGGAGTACGAAATCATTAGCTACAGTGATTCTGAGAACCCGTGGCACTTACTAGAACAGCGTCTTAAAAAGCAACATTCTTCCGTTAATACAATTGCTATTGAGAAAGAGCATATCTCTTATACTAGAGCAAATGCATTACTAAGCATTTATCCCGAAGGAAACCTAGTATCAGTAGAAGAGAAGCTTTATTCCCTTCGATTAATCAAAGATGATGGAGAACTAGCCATTCTAAAACAAGCAGCCAAGCTCGCTGATTATGGTGTTGAGGTTGGTGTAAATGCTATTAAGGCTGGAAAGTGCGAAATGGATGTCTTGGCATTGATTGAATATGAGTTAAAGAAAAAAGGAATTCGCGAAATGTCTTTCTCGACTATGGTGCTTACTGGTGCTAAATCTGCTGATCCTCACGGAAACCCTGGTCTTACTGAAATCAAACGTGGTGACTTCGTATTATTTGATCTTGGTGTTGTACTTGATGGTTATTGTTCAGACATTACAAGAACAGTAGCATTCCAAGATATTAGCGAAAAACAACGAGAAATCTATCAGACTGTACTAGGCGCACAATTGCAAGCACTTTCTGTTTGTAAGATTGGTACGAGAATTGGTGACATTGACCTAGCAGCAAGAAATTATATTAATGACGCTGGTTATGGGGATTACTTTCCACATAGAATTGGACATGGTCTAGGCATCGAAGTTCATGAATTCCCTTCAATGAGTGAAAATAATAATGACCTCTTACAAGAAGGTGCTGTTTTTACCGTCGAGCCTGGGATCTATGTACCAAACATTGGTGGGGTCCGTATCGAAGATGACATCGTTATTACCAAAGATGGCTTTGAGAGCTTAACAAGTTTTCCGAAGGAATTAATCATTGTGTAAATTAGATAAGGGTATGGCAAAATGCCATACCCTTATCTTTTGAGAGACAATCTTTTTTTATTTTTTCTCCCATACCCATGTAAAGAGCTTATGATCTCCTGTCATCCAACGGATATCGAGCCTTTCTATGTCGGGATATTTGTCTTTTTTTAGTCTTTCAACCATTTCTTCAGCCTTTGCTTTTTCAGATAATTGAAGCGTTTTAATTATCGCCAACATTTCTTGTTTAGCTACCTCGGACTTTATAACCTCTGTCCCTTTTTCAAATTCATACTTTCCTGGACTAGTATACTCCCATTGAAATTCAGAGTCATTCTCGTTAATTGTGATCTTAAGAAAGAAACTCTCCATTAGATTTAAGGCATTACTTTGAGAAGGTAATATAAATAAACCCAAAATTAACATTAACAAAATAAGCATTTTTTTCACGTTCATCACCTCATTACTACTATTAGTAAGTAATGGATGATTTATACTTCCCTATAATGGACAATTTTATTGGTATTACCGGAAGCGATGTAATACATCTACTCCTCCTGTTACTTCAATAACTGTACCTGTAATCATATCGGAATTTTCATCGCACAAAAATGACACAACTCGGCTAATATCTTCACCTGTTCCGGATCGTCCAACAGGAGTATCTTTATCAACAAACTTTCTAGCATCCTCAATTGATGCCTCTTTCATATCACCAACTATATTCCCTGGACAAACCATATTAGCTGTGATACGATTTTCAGCCTCTTCTATAGCTATTGTTTTAGTTAAGGAGACTAGTCCAACTTTAGCAGCCGCAAAGGCAGATCTATATAACCAACCTGGCGTTCCTTCTGCACCTTGGAATCCATAGGTGATTATTCGACCAAAATTTTCTCTTCTCATCATTGGAACTACTTTTTTTACTAAGTGGAACACACTGCTTAAGTTTCCTTCTAGCATTTCATACCATTCACTGTCACTATATTCTAAAAGTTTTTTTCGTTGGAACACGTATGGTCCTGCATTATTAATTAAAATATGAATAGCCCCAAAAGAATTAGCTGCCTGATCAACTAAATGTTCAATATCAGTTTTTTGAGTTACATCTGCTTTAATAAATTGAAATGAACCTTGATATCTTGCCCATTCCTTAGTTAATCGTTCAACAGCTTCTTGATCACTGCGATAACTAACAGAAACCTTATAACCATCTTCTAATAACTTTTCAGATACTTTCTTTCCTAATCCCTTTGTCCCCGCTGTAATTAAAGCATGACGCATGAAACTCTCCTCCTCCCCCAATAACGTAATAGCTACATGATACTTTTATTATATTGTTATGGTAATTCAAAGTAAAAAAGAATGCTTCATAAACTTAGTTCTAATATTTTTTCTTAAAGTAATCTCTATAGATAAAATAAATACCTTGGTAACAAAAACCAAGGTAGTTGACCAACATTTATTGAGTATCTTCACTAGCGTCATCAGTTCTTCTGTTTGTGTCTGTTGTTCCTTCATAATAAGAGTCTAACAACTGTTGTCTAACAACAGCATCGCCTTCTTCGTCAAAAATGGTATTCTGATACTTGGGATCTTTCATTTATTTTATCACCTCCTTTTTTCTTCTCAGATATTATTCATCAAACATTCACGATTTATGACATCTTCACCAAAATATAGAAGTCTTTACATGGTATAATTTAGTTGTAAGCATGACATTATTTTGAAAATAGGGGTGAAACCTATGGAGAGAAACTACTCAAACATTTTAGTAGCTGTAGACGGGTCAAATGAAGCAAAAAAAGCCTTACTAAAAGCAATCGATGTAGCTAAAAAAGACCATGCTAAAGTAATTATTACTCACATCGTAGACACCAGAACGTTTGCTACAGTTGAACAATATGATCGTGCTATTGTTACTAGGGCTGAGGAATATGCTAAAGATATGCTTTCAGAATACAAGGCAATAGTTGAAAAGGCTGGAATTGAGACTACTTGTGTCTTAGATTTTGGTTCTCCAAAGGTAAAAGTCTCTAAGGATATTGCAAAGAAATATGAAGTGGACTTAATTATTACCGGTGCCACTGGGTTAAGTGCAATCGAACGACTCCTAATTGGTAGCGTCTCAGAGTATATAGCGCGCACGGCAAAATGTGATGTACTAATCGTTCGCAACTAAAAAATGTTCAATAAATAGAGAAAAGAGGCAACCTAAAGGTTATCCTCTTTTCTCTATTACTATTTCTTTTTTATTATATCTTCAGCTTTAACTAGTGCTATTTTTACTTGTTCAAAACCAGTTCCACCAGCACTGTTCCGTCTTGCAACAACCGTCTTTGGTTCAAGTACTTGATAAATATCCTCCTCAAATAAGGAACTAGCTTGCTTAAATTCGGCCATAGTTAAGTCTAATAGGTACTTTTTGCTTTGAATACAATGAAGCACTAATTTCCCTACGACCTCATGTGCTGCACGGAATGGCATACCTTTCGTTGCTAGGTAATCCGCTAATTCTGTAGCATTAGAGAAATCTTCATTTGTTGCTTTCTCCATATTAGCGTCTAATACTTTCATCGTTTCAATCATACCAGCAAAAATTTGCAGGCTACCTTTCACTGTGTGAACTGTATCAAACATACCTTCTTTATCTTCTTGCATATCCTTGTTATAGGCTAGCGGTAGACCCTTTAATACCGTTAGTAATGAGAACAAATTACCATATACTCTCC
It encodes the following:
- a CDS encoding metal-dependent hydrolase, which produces MKLTYHGHSVVLIEANDKRIIIDPFIRGNGSTTLNVEELKVDVILLTHGHNDHVGDTVELAKKNHALVVAPFELATYLAWQGVNVHPMHIGGAYQFDFGKVKLTPAFHGSAYEEVTTKTIVYTGMPAGILFSAEGKTIYHAGDTALFSDMKMIGERNNIDVAFLPIGDNFTMGPEDAATAALWLNAKTVVPIHFNTFPVIEQDPHAFVASLQNGIDGKVLASGETLEV
- a CDS encoding M24 family metallopeptidase, translated to MNQRLKGVMNWLAEKQIDMAFVQTKANVFYLSKFYTEPHERLVGIVIFPTSEPILICPNMEKPQAKAAGWEYEIISYSDSENPWHLLEQRLKKQHSSVNTIAIEKEHISYTRANALLSIYPEGNLVSVEEKLYSLRLIKDDGELAILKQAAKLADYGVEVGVNAIKAGKCEMDVLALIEYELKKKGIREMSFSTMVLTGAKSADPHGNPGLTEIKRGDFVLFDLGVVLDGYCSDITRTVAFQDISEKQREIYQTVLGAQLQALSVCKIGTRIGDIDLAARNYINDAGYGDYFPHRIGHGLGIEVHEFPSMSENNNDLLQEGAVFTVEPGIYVPNIGGVRIEDDIVITKDGFESLTSFPKELIIV
- a CDS encoding SDR family oxidoreductase; the encoded protein is MRHALITAGTKGLGKKVSEKLLEDGYKVSVSYRSDQEAVERLTKEWARYQGSFQFIKADVTQKTDIEHLVDQAANSFGAIHILINNAGPYVFQRKKLLEYSDSEWYEMLEGNLSSVFHLVKKVVPMMRRENFGRIITYGFQGAEGTPGWLYRSAFAAAKVGLVSLTKTIAIEEAENRITANMVCPGNIVGDMKEASIEDARKFVDKDTPVGRSGTGEDISRVVSFLCDENSDMITGTVIEVTGGVDVLHRFR
- a CDS encoding universal stress protein; this encodes MERNYSNILVAVDGSNEAKKALLKAIDVAKKDHAKVIITHIVDTRTFATVEQYDRAIVTRAEEYAKDMLSEYKAIVEKAGIETTCVLDFGSPKVKVSKDIAKKYEVDLIITGATGLSAIERLLIGSVSEYIARTAKCDVLIVRN